TGTGCCGATCAACGGCGAACACGGGGATGCAGGAAGGAATACGCGGCCCGATGGCtaggacgacgacacgaaAGCGACGAGGCTGAGAGGGATCGACGGGTGAGGGCGGCCTCCGAGTCTCTCCGGGCCTttgggggaaggggggctTGGAGggaccctgccctgccttgtgAGGGCCTTGGAAGTCCCTGGGCGTGAACCACGGACTTGCCTTCTCgatgcggctgcggcgtgaTCTGGGCCCGATTCGAACGTTGCCCAGGGTCGCAGCAGTAGCAGACGGTGGTGCTTCTCGGAATTTGGTGATGGTGGGTGGGCACCAAAGACTGGCTGGCCGAAAGGGAGAGCGGGTGGCGCCAGCCGGGGTATCGGGTCAGTCATGGACTCGGGGCGGGCCAGGGCCTCTGACAGAATGGAAGAGGAAGAGTGGAAGTTTCAGAGGCCATCCACTGAAGCTACAGGTACTACGttagtacctaaggtacctatagcatagtactaacctacctacTAAAGGAAGGACCAACCTGAAGCTGCCCGGCGTTGCAAGATCCGGGCATGCATgccaggcggcgcgctcgctaCCACACAGCGTCTGCCTCGGGTGCCGTTGTGATCGAGGTCGTCAACATCAATATCTGCTTGTGCCCGGTCGTCGCTACCAACAATTCAACGAAATGCGCATGAAGAAGACACATTCCGTGGTTCCGGGCGCGTGCAGGATCATCAGCATCAATGGGGCTGGAAGGGgggcccaccaccaccattgcCAACTTGAGCTCGTGCTGGTACTAACGTATCATCTTTGCACAAGTTTTTCCTTGTggatgccaccaccaccaccactgcaccacaccacccatccatcccacctCGCTCGCTCCTAAATCAGCCGGCGGGAGAacagcaggccggccggggaTTGAgatgcagtgcagtgcagtgcagtgttGTGCAAACAAGAGCAGAGTAGACGGCCCTAGGCCCTGCCAATGGCTGGCATGGACGCAGGGCAGCGGTCCACCGCATGCTCGCTGCGGGATCCCAGGCAACCTTATGTAACTCCCTGCATCCAATCAGCCATTGCGCTGTGCCGTGTGCCCACGcctggcgctcgccgccgtagGCCTCCTTTCCAGCGAGGTGAAGTACTTGGGGCCGGGGGCCCGTCATTTCGCAGATGGCGCCCGCTGATGACGCGCCACGGTGGTCCATCCGTGcgtgcggcgccgtggtgcgTGTGCCTGAACGTGCTTTATTATCGTGTATCCTGCACGAGGCGCCCGgcagagaaggaggaggaggcggcggcgggtgaaGAAATCTTTgatcgacctcgccgcccctcccgACGCCTCCGTGCGGGCGGGACGGGTGCCCTGACGATGGATTTATGCAGGGCCGGCGTTTTTGTAGTACATCGGTAATGCGACCACAATGCGTACCTTGggtactaggtaccttgccTATTGGGTACGTGGGTAAATATACTTGTACGACGTAGCACCTACTAAGGTATGgcctcgttgccgtcgtACGGATAGgcccgctcgctcgacgacaaaatcggaagagagagagagacagagagagagaaaaagggCCTCGGAAATGTTTCTTTCTTGACGACGGAAGGTTTGACTTGTTGAACAGGATAGGATAGGACAGCGCAGGGAACCTGTTGTCGTCACGGCGGACATTCCGAGATGGTACTTCGTGTACAGACCTTGAGGAAATGGCAAAAAGCATCTTCACAGCCACCATCTGCTGTTGCCCCCGCACCACCAGTTTGATCCTGGTGCGCCCGCTGCAAAGAACCCTGCACGGCTTGCCGTTCCACCCGCCATTGGACCCCCTTTGGCGAGACAACTTCACGTCCATCAAGGAAGGCCTGGAGACGTGCGTGTGTGTTGGCCGCTTGCCAGCCTGCAAGCCatgccgcgcgccggcggacgTGCCTGActggtcgttgtcgtctttGATGAGCAGGCAAAAACAGCCACCCGTTGTCCGCCCCAATGTGTTTGTCGTACAAAGTAAGGATACGACGCAGGTATTATTTCCGTCTCGCCTGCCTTGCGCGCATGTCTTTGAACctgcccgggctgctgctgccgctggcggcatgGCCCGTtgccgtccgcccgcccgcccacgcgcgGTGCTGCCCCGTGCCCCCCGTACCTCGTATCACCTCGAGGTCGCGCGCACTTGAGgaaggagaaaaaaaagaagggcgagacgaagaagcaAAAAAGGAGGGAAAAGAGTTAGAGACCGACCGGCCCGTGTCGTTGATTCCTTCTGCAATCCCTTGCGGCCGACATCCTCTCGACCCATCCGTCAagcggccgtctcgccgggTCAGACGCCGACTCCCGTGGACGCGCCGACCGCACCGCGGGACTTTGTGAACGTTAGCTGTGAAGTCAGGCAGTGAGAGGGTGAGAGTGAGGAGGTGACGTCCTCAGCTCCTCCAGTtccgtccaccaccaccacccccccctcccccttcggGACagacagccagcccagcccagtccagcccagccagacaCCTCCTCCCGCTGGGGTCTGGCCTAAACGgggcgcccccccccgctgCAAGTCCGCcacctgcctacctacctaccaccacctgcctgcctgcctgcctgccgccaaTCAAGCCTCCGGCGGCTGACTCCCCCCTTTCGACAACAGGGGGAACCGCCCACTGgggccctcctccacccactgtgcgtgcgtggccgctgctgcgtcACTTCCACTGCCCGGGCTTGTTGCACTCCATTCTATCAATCGTTCCATTTCCACCcaacgacggccgccccggTTCCCTTCTCCCGGCGCTCTCcacgcacgtacgcacgcacgcacgcacgcactccCACCCTCACCTCATCCTCGCcttccgccgtcgccaccgccgccgccgccatcgacatTCAACATAtacccgcccgtccgcccgccgccgtcgcgcgccatCCCGCTCGTTCCCAGattgccgtcctcgtcgtcgtcatcgtcgccctgcGCGCTGCAACGCTCGGTTGCAATGACATGTCGCCTCccccgatgccgccgaaCATGACTTAGGAGAATGTGTAAGGAAGCACCGCCGTTGCCCCGGCAGACAGACGTGGCCCGGCCTTGGCAACAACTTCCCCCATGCTGACACTTGCTTTGCTCGCAGCGCTCACCGAACTTCGAAATAGCGTGTACGTTTGTCTGCTCGTTGCCCTGCCTTGCGATGCGATCCTTGCTCCCCCCCGCCGTGACTCgacgctcgccctcgagtcCGCCCCTCATCGCTGTCCCTGGCCACGCCGACCACCGTCGCCCTCTGCAAGCACCACCTCCCGTCGCTCGTTCCGGCGCTGACTTGTCACCAGACTCCTATTCAGCAATCCAGTATGGGCCGGCGCCAATACCGTTCCCTCGACGCTCGTCCGGAACATTACCGCGCGCACCGTTCGTCTCCCAACCCTCGTCCCCGACGTCGCCTCCCCGCCAGCTGTCTACTGACTgattgactgactgactctttatcgccgccgagcagagCCAACTGGCCTATGAAGAGCGCTTGACAAACAACCTCACGACGTTGAGTACCCGCAATGCCGAAAAGCTCGACGGCACCTTTGGTGGCCTGCTGTACGTCCCGGCCGTCACCAGCGTCCCCTCCTGCGACGTGCAGCAGTACGACTTTATCCCCCGCAACgtcacccgccgccagcaactCCCCCCTAGCAACTTCAATGTCGTCGCCATAGCCCCCTGGTTCAGCATCGACTGCACCCTCGCCTACCTCCGCTCCGCCTCCCACGGCCCCATACGCGCCTTCATCTTCTACAAGCCCAACAACTCGACCAATAAGCCCCAAGAGGTCGACTCCCCCGTGTGGAacctcgacgatggtggcgccTGGAGGAAGAACTACCACTTCCCCATCTTCGCCATCCCAGGCCTCGAAGGCCAGAAGATTATGACGCAGTTGAGTCGCTACTCAGGCAACGTCAACGAGGTTCCTCACGGGCCGGAGCTCAGCCAGATATTTGGCCCCAATCCAAACGACTACGTGCGCATATGGACCGATCTGACCCTTCAGAATTCGAGCAACGTTCCTGCCGTGTGGGCCTTTGTGCTGATTGTTATCGGTGCCCTCTTGCTGATTATTAGCGCCGTCTCCCTCACCATGCATTTTGTCCAGCGCCGAAACCGAAAGTCGCTGAAGCGTCGAGTTCAGTCTGGCGAagtcgacctcgaggccatggGTGTCAAGCGACTGACCGTGCCAGCGTCGCACGTCAAAGACTTTCCTCTATTTACCTACAACGCCGAGccggacctcgtcgacgcgcccccGGCGCCCAGCTCACCCGGTGCGAacccatcgccgccgtccaagAAGCGAAAGGGCCGCCGCTCCGAGCACCGCACTTCGGCGACCGATTCCACGACCGTTGTTGGCTCTCGGAGCACCCGCAGCGTTAGAAGCATACGCAGCAAGCGGTCGAGCATCACCGGTACGGGTgacacgacggcgacgaacaACCAACCAAACTGCCACATCTGCTTATGCAGCTTCGAACACCGCTCTTCCATCATTCGGGAATTGCCTTGCGGCCACATCTTCCACCCAGCCTGCATCGACGAATTCCTCACCCAGAACAGCTCCCTCTGTCCCATGTGCAAGCACTGCATGCTGCCGCGGGGCTACAGTCCGAAAATCACCAACGGCATGGTCCGCCGAGAGAGGGCAGTGCGGCGGCTGAGACAGAGGGTAGACCTGGAGGACTCTTCCTTTGAATCCAACGATACGAAGCTCAAGGAATGGGGCAAGCGGCTCTTCAGCTCGCACGGAACGGCGGCACCGACTGCAGCCGACGTGCCCATGACGCCCCTGTCGGCTTCTCATCCCGCATCGGATCAGGTCGAGCCGGACACCCCAGCAGTTGCCATGCCCAACAACGCGACGGCACAAATGGAGGGTGACGAGACGCACGACACAACCAACGCCCCGccgatggccgccgcgaccaaAACGGGGAGACCGCGAAAGGCCCGGCCGCGGGCTTTGCGACTGCTGCCAACGCACCATGAAGAGGGCGAACCCAAAGATGCCGCTCCGCAGGTCGGGCGGTCCAGCCCCTCGTCATTTGCCAGGGAACGCATGCGACAGATTGCAGCCAATAACGCGCCGTTTGATGATCCGGACCATCAACGGCCTAGATGTAAGATCCGTCGACGTTTATCCATGTCTGCCACGAGGACAAGAACTGACGTGTCACATagggcggcgggcactgTCCAAAGCATTCCCGGGCTTCTGACGACGGTCATGTTTTGGCACTGGCGGAGGCGCTGACTGATAGCGTGGGTGTTGGCATCATCACTTTGCATGGCAATGGCGTTTTGTCTTTTTCATTTCTTTTTCCTGGGTCCGGGCCTCATCTCGGGAAATGTTGGGTCGGCAAAACATGGGATGCATATCACGAGGAAAGGTACACCTAGTATTTGGAAACGGCGTTTGGACGAGATGGGAGGGTCTGTTTTGTTGCTCGGGACCGCGTCGCATGGAGGTCGGGTTGGACCCtggccacgcacgcacatccCTGGACGCGAGCCGCGTTGGCAGCGGCGCACATGGATTGGCAACGGGCCGATGGCCCCTGGACTTGCAGCTCTGGTCGTATTTAACTCGGCTGTCGGACGTGGTCGGAAGTCGGGATACTGGAATCGGAGCGGCGAGGTTGTTGGGCCACAGCCGGACGACGGTGAACGGTGGTTTACGTCCGAGCCCTGACGGTGAAGCGAGCGCTACTgctgcttgccgccggcaTGTACTgtactactacgtacatGTACGGACGGGATGGGCATTGTTTGTATGAAGGGCCTGGCTTCGCGAAGCAAAAGAGCAGTCTGGAATACAGCGAGAGCTGCGACGTGCCCGCAAGAAGGCACTTGATGTCACTTCATCTCACTTTGCGCGCGCGTAGCAAGCAAACCAACGCTTTTgtgtcgatgccgtcgcaTATTGCGTGTCAACACACTTTTGTACCAAGTATATGCATTGTTGGATGAGCGGGCGCGTGGCGACCTGGAATACCGTCCATACCCCAAGGCTTGATGTTGGGAGAtaaagtacgaagtaccacTAACGTAGTGTGCCTATCGTGtgtacatacatgcatgctGTGCCGTACCAGGGCGGGCATCCATGTCGCGAAAGCAACCTACCGGCCGCCCTTCATACTGTGTATGTGTGTACACACAGATTCTTCTCCCTCTCACTCTCAATGAAAGAAGAAAGACACAAAGacaatcaccaccaccaccactaccactatCACCACCTTTGAAAGGCAGGAAGGCAGACACGCACGCCCCACCATCCTCTCCCACCTCCCGTCTGTCTttcgtgtgtgtgtgtgtgtgtgtgtgtgtggtgaTTTTGACGACGTGTGTATCGTCTTgagtatatatatactatatgCCGTACCTACTTTCAAGTAGTAACTAACTTACCTCGCACATCGCGTGGCTGATTAATCAATCCAACAAACGCCGGCCTGaaatccatccatccatcgatcgtccatccatcacgCATCTAAACAACAGGCCAGGAACCAAAAAGGttgaggtggaggaggagggataAAAAATGTTCCGTTACAAAAAATtgagaaaagaaaagaaaaaaagacaACCCAAAAACTCCGGGCATGGAAAAATTGGACAACGCGAGCTTTACACTTTGTACTTGTTTGGTTCCCGGATATACTTTCTAGAGTCCTCCTTTCTCATCCGTCTGTGCtgcccgggggggggggggggcgtcaATGGTCCTCAGGGGGATGTGAAGCAAGCCCGGCGCAGAGACCCGAGGtagataggtaggtaggtgggTACGTTGGCAGGCAGCCATGATCGGCCTGTCTCtttcccttcttctccttcttcgtGTTCTTTGTTCTTtagcggccgcgcgccgcgtcaatgaggcggtcctcgtcgctct
This region of Purpureocillium takamizusanense chromosome 9, complete sequence genomic DNA includes:
- a CDS encoding uncharacterized protein (COG:O~EggNog:ENOG503NXQK~TransMembrane:1 (o227-252i)), whose translation is MSLTELRNSVLLFSNPVWAGANTVPSTLVRNITARTSQLAYEERLTNNLTTLSTRNAEKLDGTFGGLLYVPAVTSVPSCDVQQYDFIPRNVTRRQQLPPSNFNVVAIAPWFSIDCTLAYLRSASHGPIRAFIFYKPNNSTNKPQEVDSPVWNLDDGGAWRKNYHFPIFAIPGLEGQKIMTQLSRYSGNVNEVPHGPELSQIFGPNPNDYVRIWTDLTLQNSSNVPAVWAFVLIVIGALLLIISAVSLTMHFVQRRNRKSLKRRVQSGEVDLEAMGVKRLTVPASHVKDFPLFTYNAEPDLVDAPPAPSSPGANPSPPSKKRKGRRSEHRTSATDSTTVVGSRSTRSVRSIRSKRSSITGTGDTTATNNQPNCHICLCSFEHRSSIIRELPCGHIFHPACIDEFLTQNSSLCPMCKHCMLPRGYSPKITNGMVRRERAVRRLRQRVDLEDSSFESNDTKLKEWGKRLFSSHGTAAPTAADVPMTPLSASHPASDQVEPDTPAVAMPNNATAQMEGDETHDTTNAPPMAAATKTGRPRKARPRALRLLPTHHEEGEPKDAAPQVGRSSPSSFARERMRQIAANNAPFDDPDHQRPRWRRALSKAFPGF